The following are encoded together in the Streptomyces tsukubensis genome:
- the sufB gene encoding Fe-S cluster assembly protein SufB, whose product MTLPTETAAHPELDGLGTYEYGWADSDAAGASAKRGINEDVVRDISAKKNEPEWMTKLRLKGLKLFEKKPMPNWGSDLSGIHFDNIKYFVRSTEKQAESWEDLPEDIKNTYDRLGIPEAEKQRLVAGVAAQYESEVVYHQIREDLEEQGVIFMDTDTALREHPELFKEYFGTVIPVGDNKFASLNSAVWSGGSFIYVPKGVHVEIPLQAYFRINTENMGQFERTLIIVDEDAYVHYVEGCTAPIYKSDSLHSAVVEIIVKKGARCRYTTIQNWSNNVYNLVTKRAVAYEGATMEWVDGNIGSKVTMKYPAVYLMGEHAKGETLSIAFAGEGQHQDAGAKMVHMAPNTSSNIVSKSVARGGGRTSYRGLIEIGEGAAGSKSNVLCDALLVDTISRSDTYPYVDVREDDVSMGHEATVSKVSDDQLFYLMSRGLTEFEAMAMIVRGFVEPIAKELPMEYALELNRLIELQMEGAVG is encoded by the coding sequence ATGACTCTCCCTACGGAGACCGCCGCCCACCCTGAGCTCGACGGTCTGGGCACGTACGAATACGGCTGGGCCGACTCCGACGCAGCCGGAGCCTCTGCGAAGCGCGGCATCAACGAGGACGTCGTCCGGGACATCTCGGCGAAGAAGAACGAGCCGGAATGGATGACCAAGCTCCGCCTCAAGGGGCTGAAGCTCTTCGAGAAGAAGCCCATGCCGAACTGGGGCTCCGACCTCTCGGGCATCCACTTCGACAACATCAAGTACTTCGTGCGCTCCACGGAGAAGCAGGCCGAGTCCTGGGAAGACCTGCCCGAGGACATCAAGAACACGTACGACAGGCTCGGTATCCCCGAGGCGGAGAAGCAGCGCCTCGTCGCCGGTGTCGCCGCGCAGTACGAGTCCGAGGTCGTCTACCACCAGATCCGTGAGGACCTGGAGGAGCAGGGCGTCATCTTCATGGACACGGACACCGCGCTCCGTGAGCACCCGGAGCTCTTCAAGGAGTACTTCGGTACCGTCATCCCGGTCGGCGACAACAAGTTCGCCTCGCTCAACTCGGCCGTGTGGTCCGGCGGTTCCTTCATCTACGTGCCGAAGGGCGTGCACGTGGAGATCCCGCTCCAGGCCTACTTCCGCATCAACACGGAGAACATGGGCCAGTTCGAGCGGACGCTGATCATCGTCGACGAGGACGCCTACGTCCACTACGTCGAAGGCTGCACCGCGCCGATCTACAAGTCGGACTCCCTGCACTCCGCGGTCGTCGAGATCATCGTGAAGAAGGGCGCCCGCTGCCGTTACACGACCATCCAGAACTGGTCGAACAACGTCTACAACCTGGTCACCAAGCGCGCCGTGGCCTACGAGGGCGCGACCATGGAGTGGGTCGACGGCAACATCGGCTCCAAGGTCACGATGAAGTACCCGGCCGTCTACCTCATGGGCGAGCACGCCAAGGGCGAGACGCTCTCCATCGCCTTCGCCGGCGAGGGCCAGCACCAGGACGCCGGCGCCAAGATGGTCCACATGGCCCCGAACACCTCCTCCAACATCGTCTCCAAGTCGGTGGCGCGAGGCGGCGGCCGCACCTCGTACCGAGGTCTGATCGAGATCGGTGAGGGCGCCGCGGGATCCAAGTCCAACGTGCTGTGCGACGCGCTGCTCGTGGACACCATCTCCCGTTCGGACACCTACCCCTACGTGGACGTCCGCGAGGACGACGTGTCCATGGGCCACGAGGCGACCGTCTCCAAGGTCTCCGACGACCAGCTCTTCTACCTGATGAGCCGCGGCCTCACCGAGTTCGAGGCGATGGCGATGATCGTGCGCGGCTTCGTCGAGCCGATCGCCAAGGAGCTGCCCATGGAGTACGCGCTGGAACTGAACCGGCTGATCGAGCTCCAGATGGAAGGCGCGGTCGGCTGA
- a CDS encoding ABC transporter ATP-binding protein, with amino-acid sequence MRSVLPGSDPRPPGREPVVQVSGLIKRYGARTAVDGLDLEAHAGITAVLGPNGAGKTTTVETCEGYRKPDAGRVRVLGLDPVTQGDGLRPRVGVMLQSGGVYSGARADEMLRHVAKLHADPLDVPALIERLGLGSCGRTTYRRLSGGQQQRLALAMAVVGRPELVFLDEPTAGLDPQARRATWDLVRDLRTDGVSVILTTHHMDEAEQLADDVAIIDAGRVIAQGSPEELCRGGAENTLRFTGRPGLDVASLLKALPADSAAVEPAPGVYRVSGVIDPQLLATVTSWCAQNGVMPDSIAVERHTLEDVFLELTGKELRA; translated from the coding sequence ATGCGCAGTGTCCTCCCGGGGAGCGACCCCCGGCCCCCCGGCCGAGAGCCCGTCGTCCAGGTCAGCGGGCTGATCAAACGCTACGGCGCCAGGACAGCGGTGGACGGTCTCGATCTGGAGGCCCACGCGGGCATCACCGCGGTGCTCGGCCCCAACGGCGCCGGGAAGACCACCACCGTCGAGACCTGCGAGGGCTACCGGAAGCCCGACGCGGGCCGGGTCCGCGTCCTCGGCCTCGACCCCGTCACCCAGGGCGACGGTCTACGGCCCCGGGTGGGCGTGATGCTCCAGTCCGGCGGCGTGTACTCGGGGGCCCGCGCCGACGAGATGCTCCGGCACGTCGCCAAGCTCCACGCGGACCCGCTCGACGTGCCCGCGCTCATCGAACGGCTCGGCCTCGGCTCCTGCGGCCGGACGACCTACCGGCGCCTCTCCGGCGGCCAGCAGCAGCGCCTCGCACTCGCCATGGCCGTCGTCGGCCGCCCGGAACTGGTCTTCCTCGACGAACCCACCGCGGGGCTCGACCCGCAGGCCCGCAGGGCCACCTGGGACCTCGTAAGGGATCTGCGCACCGACGGCGTGAGCGTCATCCTCACCACGCACCACATGGACGAGGCGGAACAGCTCGCCGACGACGTGGCGATCATCGACGCCGGACGGGTCATCGCCCAGGGCTCGCCCGAGGAGCTGTGCCGGGGCGGCGCCGAGAACACCCTGCGCTTCACGGGCAGGCCGGGCCTCGACGTGGCCTCCCTGCTGAAGGCGCTGCCCGCGGACAGCGCCGCGGTCGAACCGGCCCCCGGCGTCTACCGGGTGTCCGGCGTCATCGACCCCCAACTGCTCGCCACCGTGACCTCCTGGTGCGCGCAGAACGGCGTCATGCCCGACTCCATCGCCGTGGAGCGCCACACGCTGGAGGACGTCTTCCTCGAACTGACCGGTAAGGAGCTGCGCGCATGA
- a CDS encoding COX15/CtaA family protein has translation MSSVPNVTRTDVAHAARNPLAFIAERWTPSTKTVRRAALAALVMTVAIVVTGGAVRLTGSGLGCPTWPKCTDESLTTTREMGFHGVIEFGNRMLTYVLCAAVGWAIITARAAKPRRRSLTRLGWAQFWLVMGNAVLGGVVVLVGLNPYTVSAHFLLSSALIAVATVMWQRTHEGDAVPRPLVGPSVRRLTWTLVVATVLLIGVGTVVTGAGPHAGDSSDVPRMPLDWAMISKVHGAVAWVVVALTLALWLVLKAVDAPRVPRRTAGLLFLVLLAQGVIGYVQYFTDLPEALVGAHMLGSCLVWIGALRVLLSQRERPGTTPGASVERDPKLLSAV, from the coding sequence ATGTCCTCCGTGCCTAACGTGACCCGTACCGATGTCGCGCACGCCGCGCGCAATCCGCTCGCCTTCATCGCCGAGCGCTGGACCCCGTCGACCAAAACCGTCCGCAGGGCCGCCCTCGCGGCGCTCGTCATGACGGTGGCCATCGTGGTCACGGGCGGCGCGGTGCGGCTGACGGGCTCCGGGCTCGGCTGCCCGACCTGGCCCAAGTGCACGGACGAGTCGCTGACGACCACCCGCGAGATGGGCTTCCACGGCGTCATCGAGTTCGGCAACCGGATGCTCACCTACGTGCTGTGCGCCGCCGTCGGCTGGGCCATCATCACGGCCCGCGCGGCCAAGCCCCGCCGACGCTCCCTGACACGCCTCGGCTGGGCGCAGTTCTGGCTGGTCATGGGCAACGCGGTACTCGGTGGCGTGGTCGTCCTCGTCGGTCTGAACCCGTACACGGTCTCCGCGCACTTCCTGCTCTCCAGCGCCCTGATCGCGGTCGCGACGGTGATGTGGCAGCGCACCCACGAGGGCGACGCGGTGCCCCGGCCACTGGTCGGCCCCTCCGTACGGAGGCTCACCTGGACGCTGGTGGTGGCCACGGTGCTGCTCATCGGGGTCGGCACCGTCGTGACGGGCGCGGGGCCGCACGCGGGCGACTCAAGCGACGTACCGAGGATGCCGCTGGACTGGGCGATGATCAGCAAGGTGCACGGCGCCGTCGCCTGGGTCGTCGTGGCGCTGACGCTGGCCCTGTGGCTGGTGCTGAAGGCGGTCGACGCCCCGAGGGTGCCCCGCCGCACCGCGGGACTGCTGTTCCTCGTCCTGCTCGCCCAGGGCGTCATCGGCTACGTCCAGTACTTCACCGATCTGCCCGAGGCGCTGGTCGGCGCCCACATGCTGGGCTCCTGCCTGGTGTGGATCGGCGCGCTGCGGGTGCTGCTCTCGCAGCGCGAGCGCCCGGGGACGACGCCGGGCGCGTCCGTCGAGCGGGATCCGAAGCTCCTCTCCGCGGTCTGA
- the tkt gene encoding transketolase yields the protein MSTKPTTTDFEWTELDQRAVDTARVLAADAVQKVGNGHPGTAMSLAPAAYTLFQKVMRHDPADAEWTGRDRFVLSAGHSSLTLYTQLYLAGFGLELSDLEAFRTWGSKTPGHPEYGHTTGVETTTGPLGQGVANAVGMAMAARYERGLFDPETALGESPFDHFIYAIAGDGCLQEGISGEASSMAGHQKLGNLVLLWDDNHISIEGDTETAVSEDTMKRYAAYGWHVQRVEPKENGDLDPKALFEAIQAAKAETERPSFIAMRSIIAWPAPHAQGTEAAHGSALGADEVAATKSVLGFDPEKSFDVSDEVLAHTRSALDRGQEAKAEWEKGFAAWRTSSPERAAEFDRIRAGELPAGWEDSVPVFETGKGVATRAASGKVLQALGAVVPELWGGSADLAGSNNTTIDKNSSFLPKGNPLPEADPYGRTIHFGIREHSMAAEMNGITLHGNTRVYGGTFLTFSDYMRNSVRLSALMHLPVTYVWTHDSVGLGEDGPTHQPVEHIASLRAIPGLNVVRPADANETAIAWRENLRRFTKVFGEGAPHGFVLTRQGVPTYAPNENTAKGGYVLLDAEGGDAQVILIGTGSEVQLAVEAREQLQAAGVPTRVVSMPCVEWFDEQDQGYRDSVLTPSVKARVAVEAGIGLTWHRFVGDAGRIVSLEHFGASADGKVLFREYGFTGDAVAAAARESLEAAQR from the coding sequence GTGAGTACCAAGCCGACCACGACAGACTTCGAGTGGACCGAATTGGACCAGCGGGCGGTGGACACCGCTCGTGTCCTGGCCGCCGACGCCGTGCAGAAGGTCGGTAACGGCCATCCCGGTACGGCGATGAGCCTGGCGCCGGCCGCGTACACCCTCTTCCAGAAGGTGATGCGGCACGACCCGGCCGACGCCGAGTGGACCGGGCGCGACCGGTTCGTGCTCTCGGCGGGACACTCGTCGCTGACGCTGTACACACAGCTCTACCTGGCCGGATTCGGCCTGGAGCTCAGCGATCTCGAAGCCTTCCGCACCTGGGGCTCCAAGACCCCGGGCCACCCGGAGTACGGGCACACCACGGGCGTCGAAACGACGACGGGCCCGCTCGGCCAGGGCGTCGCCAACGCGGTGGGCATGGCGATGGCCGCCCGCTACGAGCGTGGCCTGTTCGACCCGGAGACCGCTCTCGGCGAGTCGCCGTTCGACCACTTCATCTACGCCATCGCCGGCGACGGCTGCCTCCAGGAGGGCATCTCCGGCGAGGCGTCCTCGATGGCCGGGCACCAGAAGCTCGGCAACCTGGTCCTGCTGTGGGACGACAACCACATCTCGATCGAGGGTGACACGGAGACCGCCGTCTCCGAGGACACCATGAAGCGTTACGCGGCGTACGGCTGGCACGTCCAGCGCGTGGAGCCGAAGGAGAACGGCGACCTCGACCCGAAGGCGCTGTTCGAGGCGATCCAGGCCGCGAAGGCCGAGACGGAGCGCCCCTCCTTCATCGCGATGCGCTCGATCATCGCCTGGCCCGCGCCGCACGCGCAGGGCACCGAGGCCGCGCACGGCTCCGCGCTCGGCGCCGATGAGGTCGCCGCGACGAAGAGCGTGCTCGGCTTCGACCCGGAGAAGAGCTTCGACGTCTCCGACGAGGTCCTCGCGCACACCCGCTCCGCCCTCGACCGCGGCCAGGAGGCCAAGGCCGAGTGGGAGAAGGGGTTCGCCGCCTGGCGCACCTCCTCCCCCGAGCGCGCCGCCGAGTTCGACCGCATCCGCGCGGGCGAGCTGCCGGCCGGCTGGGAGGACAGCGTCCCGGTCTTCGAGACCGGCAAGGGCGTCGCCACCCGCGCCGCCTCCGGGAAGGTCCTCCAGGCCCTCGGCGCGGTCGTCCCCGAGCTGTGGGGCGGCTCCGCGGACCTCGCGGGCTCGAACAACACGACCATCGACAAGAACTCGTCGTTCCTGCCGAAGGGCAATCCGCTGCCGGAGGCCGACCCGTACGGCCGGACCATCCACTTCGGTATTCGCGAGCACTCGATGGCCGCGGAGATGAACGGCATCACGCTGCACGGCAACACCCGTGTGTACGGCGGGACGTTCCTGACGTTCTCCGACTACATGCGTAACTCCGTGCGCCTCTCCGCGCTGATGCACCTGCCGGTCACCTACGTCTGGACCCACGACTCGGTCGGTCTCGGCGAGGACGGGCCGACGCACCAGCCGGTCGAGCACATCGCCTCGCTGCGCGCCATCCCCGGCCTCAACGTGGTCCGCCCCGCGGACGCCAACGAGACGGCCATCGCCTGGCGCGAGAACCTGCGCCGGTTCACCAAGGTGTTCGGCGAGGGCGCCCCGCACGGTTTCGTCCTCACCCGTCAGGGGGTGCCGACCTACGCGCCCAACGAGAACACCGCCAAGGGCGGCTACGTCCTCCTCGACGCCGAGGGCGGCGACGCCCAGGTCATCCTGATCGGCACGGGTTCCGAGGTGCAGCTCGCCGTCGAGGCGCGCGAGCAGCTCCAGGCGGCCGGTGTCCCGACACGCGTCGTCTCGATGCCGTGTGTCGAGTGGTTCGACGAGCAGGACCAGGGGTACCGGGACTCCGTGCTCACGCCGTCCGTGAAGGCTCGGGTGGCGGTCGAGGCCGGTATCGGTCTCACCTGGCACCGCTTCGTCGGTGACGCGGGACGCATCGTCTCGCTTGAGCACTTCGGTGCCTCCGCCGACGGAAAGGTCCTTTTCCGCGAGTACGGCTTCACCGGCGACGCCGTCGCCGCCGCTGCGCGGGAATCTCTCGAAGCCGCTCAGCGCTGA
- the tal gene encoding transaldolase — MTDALKRLSDEGVAIWLDDLSRKRITSGNLAELIDQQHVVGVTTNPSIFQKAISAGDGYEEQVADLAARGVTVEEAIRMITTADVRDAADILRPVFDETGGQDGRVSIEVDPRLAHHTRATTAEAKQLAWLVDRPNTLIKIPATKAGLPAITETIGRGISVNVTLIFSLERYRAVMDAYLAGLEKAKAAGLDLSKIHSVASFFVSRVDTEIDKQLDAIGTDEAKSLKGKAAVANARLAYEAYEDVFSSDRWAPLDKAQANKQRPLWASTGVKDPDYRDTMYVDDLVAPGTVNTMPEATLEAAGDHGKVTGNTIAGKYDQARADLEALAKIGISYDDVVQLLEDEGVDKFEAAWNDLLKSTEAELKRLAPSEG, encoded by the coding sequence ATGACAGACGCACTGAAGCGCCTCTCCGATGAAGGCGTCGCGATCTGGCTGGACGACCTGTCGCGCAAGCGGATCACGTCCGGCAACCTCGCCGAGCTGATCGACCAGCAGCACGTCGTGGGCGTCACGACCAACCCCTCCATCTTCCAGAAGGCCATTTCGGCCGGCGACGGATACGAGGAGCAGGTGGCCGATCTGGCCGCCCGCGGGGTGACGGTCGAAGAGGCCATCCGGATGATCACGACAGCCGACGTCCGTGACGCGGCCGACATCCTGCGGCCGGTCTTCGACGAGACGGGCGGCCAGGACGGCCGGGTCTCGATCGAGGTGGACCCGCGCCTGGCGCACCACACCAGGGCGACCACCGCCGAGGCCAAGCAGCTCGCCTGGCTGGTCGACCGCCCCAACACGCTGATCAAGATCCCGGCCACCAAGGCGGGTCTGCCGGCCATCACCGAGACCATCGGTCGAGGCATCAGCGTCAACGTGACCCTGATCTTCTCCCTGGAGCGCTACCGCGCGGTCATGGACGCCTACCTGGCGGGCCTGGAGAAGGCGAAGGCCGCGGGTCTCGACCTCTCCAAGATCCACTCGGTGGCGTCCTTCTTCGTGTCCCGTGTGGACACCGAGATCGACAAGCAGCTCGACGCCATCGGCACCGACGAGGCCAAGTCCCTCAAGGGCAAGGCCGCCGTCGCCAACGCGCGGCTGGCCTACGAGGCCTACGAGGATGTCTTCTCCTCGGACCGCTGGGCCCCGCTCGACAAGGCGCAGGCCAACAAGCAGCGTCCGCTGTGGGCCTCGACCGGCGTGAAGGACCCCGACTACAGGGACACCATGTACGTCGACGACCTGGTCGCGCCCGGCACCGTGAACACGATGCCCGAGGCGACGCTGGAGGCCGCGGGCGACCACGGCAAGGTCACCGGCAACACCATCGCCGGCAAGTACGACCAGGCCCGCGCCGACCTCGAAGCCCTCGCGAAGATCGGGATCTCGTACGACGACGTCGTGCAGCTCCTTGAGGACGAGGGCGTCGACAAGTTCGAGGCCGCCTGGAACGACCTGCTCAAGTCGACCGAGGCGGAGCTCAAGCGCCTCGCCCCTTCGGAGGGCTGA
- a CDS encoding ABC transporter permease has product MSAGTYTPRPGAAPLPRMIAAQTALETRMLLRNGEQLLLTVIIPSLLLVLFSTVDVVDTGEGDSVDFLAPGVLALAVMSTAFTGQAIATGFERRYGVLKRLGASPLPRWGLMTAKTLSVLVTEVIQVALLTVIALLLGWSPQGNPATVALLLVLGTAAFSGLGLLMAGTLKAEATLAAANLVFLLLLVGGGVIVPLDKFPEAARTVLDCLPISALSDGLRHVLQHGASIPWGDLGILAVWTVLGLGAAARFFRWE; this is encoded by the coding sequence ATGAGCGCAGGTACGTACACGCCGAGGCCCGGCGCCGCCCCGCTGCCCCGCATGATCGCCGCGCAGACCGCGCTGGAGACGCGGATGCTGCTGCGCAACGGCGAGCAGCTCCTGCTCACCGTGATCATCCCGTCGCTGCTGCTCGTGCTCTTCTCGACCGTGGACGTGGTCGACACCGGCGAGGGTGACTCCGTGGACTTCCTCGCGCCCGGCGTCCTCGCGCTCGCCGTCATGTCGACCGCCTTCACGGGACAGGCCATCGCGACCGGCTTCGAGCGGCGCTACGGCGTCCTGAAGCGGCTCGGCGCCTCGCCACTGCCGCGCTGGGGCCTCATGACGGCGAAGACGCTTTCGGTACTGGTCACCGAGGTGATCCAGGTCGCCCTCCTCACGGTCATCGCGCTGCTGCTCGGCTGGTCGCCGCAGGGCAACCCGGCCACCGTCGCACTGCTGCTCGTCCTCGGTACCGCCGCCTTCTCCGGCCTCGGCCTGCTCATGGCCGGCACCCTCAAGGCGGAGGCGACGCTCGCCGCGGCCAACCTGGTGTTCCTGCTGCTGCTGGTGGGTGGCGGCGTCATCGTGCCGCTGGACAAGTTCCCCGAGGCGGCGCGGACGGTCCTTGACTGTCTGCCCATCTCCGCGCTCTCCGACGGGCTGCGCCACGTCCTCCAGCACGGCGCGTCAATCCCCTGGGGCGACCTCGGGATCCTCGCGGTGTGGACGGTGCTCGGGCTCGGAGCGGCGGCGCGGTTCTTCCGCTGGGAGTAG
- a CDS encoding helix-turn-helix transcriptional regulator, with the protein MKYVGEAPQEELATGERSTRNRVARSILDHGPSTVADLAKRLGLTQAAVRRHLDALVADNVVQPRDQRVYGARTRGRPAKVFALTDCGRDAFDQSYDKLAADALRWIAKNAGGEAAVAAFAQARTAAQAEAYRAAIEEAEPDRRTEALAKALTADGYAATARSAPGQQQGEQLCQHHCPVAHVAEQFPQLCEAETEIFSRLLGTHVQRLATIAHGDGVCTTFIPRSAGQAASTIPETPNTSASTAGRNPE; encoded by the coding sequence GTGAAATACGTGGGCGAGGCTCCGCAGGAGGAACTCGCGACAGGTGAGCGGTCGACCCGCAACCGTGTCGCGCGCTCCATCCTGGATCACGGCCCCTCGACGGTCGCCGATCTGGCGAAGCGCCTGGGGCTCACACAGGCCGCCGTGCGCCGTCACCTCGACGCCCTGGTGGCCGACAATGTCGTGCAGCCCAGGGACCAGAGAGTCTACGGAGCACGCACGCGTGGCAGGCCCGCCAAGGTTTTCGCGCTGACCGACTGCGGCAGGGACGCCTTCGACCAGAGTTACGACAAGCTGGCCGCCGACGCCCTCCGCTGGATCGCCAAGAACGCGGGCGGTGAGGCGGCTGTAGCCGCTTTCGCCCAGGCGAGGACCGCGGCGCAGGCCGAGGCCTACCGCGCCGCGATCGAGGAGGCCGAGCCCGATCGGCGCACCGAGGCACTGGCGAAAGCGCTGACCGCCGACGGGTACGCTGCTACGGCGCGCAGCGCGCCCGGTCAACAGCAGGGCGAGCAGTTGTGCCAGCACCACTGTCCGGTCGCTCATGTGGCCGAACAGTTCCCGCAGCTCTGTGAGGCGGAGACGGAGATCTTCTCCCGGCTGCTCGGCACGCATGTGCAGCGCCTGGCCACCATCGCCCACGGGGACGGTGTGTGCACGACCTTCATCCCGCGAAGTGCCGGACAGGCCGCCTCGACCATCCCCGAAACCCCGAACACATCCGCAAGCACGGCCGGGAGGAACCCCGAATGA
- a CDS encoding amidohydrolase family protein, which yields MIDTSPLVDQYCHGVVRAELGLGTFESHLGRGAGAPAAGTTLFDTQTGFAVRRWCPPLLGLEPHSSPARYLARRRELGPLETERRLLRGSGITTYLVDTGLPGDLTGPAELAASGEAEAHEIVRLELLAEHVADTSGTVESFLGNLAAAVHHAAGSAVAFTSVSGLRHTTALAPRPPGPTEVHAAAGRLLDVRHEGRRPGAATSDKGPGPALVGHLLWLALSSGIPLQLHAGLAEGRAAALHADPALLCGFADATAGLGADVVLLHGYPYHRYAAHLAGVHPHVYADLGPALARTGARAGAVLAEILELAPFGKLLFSSGARALPELHVVGARLFKEALGRVLGGWVMEGAWSAADADRVAGLISAGNARRVYGLES from the coding sequence ATGATCGACACATCGCCCCTGGTGGACCAGTACTGCCACGGAGTGGTCCGTGCGGAACTGGGGCTCGGCACCTTCGAATCGCACCTCGGCCGAGGCGCGGGTGCGCCGGCGGCGGGCACCACGCTGTTCGACACCCAGACCGGCTTCGCCGTGCGCCGCTGGTGCCCGCCGCTGCTCGGGCTCGAACCGCACAGCTCACCCGCCCGCTACCTGGCCCGCAGACGCGAACTCGGCCCCTTGGAGACCGAGCGACGGCTGCTGCGGGGCAGCGGCATCACGACCTATCTGGTCGACACGGGGCTCCCGGGCGATCTCACGGGACCGGCGGAACTGGCCGCGTCCGGGGAGGCGGAGGCCCACGAGATCGTCCGCCTCGAACTGCTCGCCGAGCACGTCGCCGACACCTCAGGAACCGTCGAGTCCTTCCTCGGCAACCTCGCGGCGGCCGTGCACCACGCCGCCGGTTCCGCCGTCGCCTTCACCTCGGTCAGCGGGCTGCGGCACACCACCGCGCTCGCCCCGCGGCCGCCGGGTCCCACCGAGGTCCACGCCGCCGCGGGCCGACTGCTCGACGTCCGCCACGAAGGGCGGCGACCCGGTGCGGCGACCTCGGACAAGGGCCCGGGACCCGCACTCGTCGGGCACCTGCTGTGGCTGGCCCTCTCCTCGGGAATCCCCCTGCAACTGCACGCGGGGCTCGCCGAGGGGCGGGCCGCCGCCCTCCACGCCGACCCCGCGCTCCTCTGCGGATTCGCCGACGCCACAGCGGGGCTCGGGGCCGACGTGGTGCTCCTGCACGGCTACCCGTACCACCGGTATGCCGCGCATCTCGCGGGCGTGCACCCCCATGTGTACGCCGACCTCGGGCCCGCGTTGGCCAGGACCGGGGCGCGCGCGGGGGCCGTACTCGCCGAGATCCTTGAGCTCGCGCCCTTCGGCAAGCTGCTCTTCTCCTCGGGCGCGCGGGCCCTGCCAGAACTGCACGTCGTCGGGGCGCGGCTGTTCAAGGAGGCGCTGGGCCGGGTGCTCGGGGGGTGGGTCATGGAAGGTGCCTGGTCGGCGGCGGACGCGGACCGGGTCGCCGGGCTCATCTCGGCGGGCAACGCGAGGCGTGTCTACGGGCTGGAGAGCTGA
- a CDS encoding heme o synthase: MYVTAVESRPAGVLGTSPSHRPFGARVKAFVALTKPRIIELLLITTVPVMFLAQQGVPDLWLVFVTCLGGYLSAGGANALNMYIDRDIDALMDRTAQRPLVTGMVSPREGLVFGLSLAVFSTLWFGFLVNWLSAWLSLAAIVFYVVGYTMILKRRTSQNIVWGGIAGCMPVFIGWSAVTDSMSWAAVVLFLVMFFWTPPHYWPLSMKVIEDYKRVGVPMLPVVAGNKVVARQIVLYSWVMVAVSLMLTVLGYTGWFYTVVAVLAGGFWLYEAHGLNSRAKGGVTGAKLKEMRLFHWSITYVSLLFVAVAVDPFLS; encoded by the coding sequence GTGTACGTGACGGCCGTTGAATCCCGTCCAGCGGGGGTGCTCGGGACGAGCCCAAGCCACCGGCCGTTCGGGGCCCGAGTCAAGGCTTTCGTGGCGCTGACCAAGCCGCGGATCATCGAACTTCTGCTCATCACCACGGTTCCGGTGATGTTCCTCGCGCAGCAGGGGGTCCCCGACCTGTGGCTGGTCTTCGTGACCTGCCTCGGCGGATACCTCTCCGCGGGCGGCGCCAACGCGCTGAACATGTACATCGACAGGGACATCGACGCGCTGATGGACAGGACGGCCCAGCGGCCGTTGGTCACCGGGATGGTCAGCCCCCGTGAAGGGCTGGTCTTCGGCCTCTCGCTCGCGGTCTTCTCGACCCTCTGGTTCGGCTTCCTCGTCAACTGGCTGTCCGCCTGGCTCTCGCTCGCCGCGATCGTCTTCTACGTCGTCGGCTACACGATGATCCTCAAGAGGCGCACCTCCCAGAACATCGTGTGGGGAGGCATCGCGGGCTGCATGCCGGTCTTCATCGGCTGGTCGGCGGTGACGGACTCGATGTCCTGGGCCGCGGTCGTCCTCTTCCTCGTGATGTTCTTCTGGACGCCTCCGCACTACTGGCCGCTCTCCATGAAGGTCATCGAGGACTACAAGCGCGTGGGCGTGCCGATGCTTCCCGTGGTCGCGGGAAACAAGGTGGTGGCCCGCCAGATCGTCCTCTACAGCTGGGTGATGGTCGCCGTCTCGCTGATGCTGACGGTCCTCGGCTACACCGGCTGGTTCTACACGGTGGTCGCGGTCCTGGCCGGCGGCTTCTGGCTGTACGAGGCCCACGGGCTCAACAGCAGGGCCAAGGGGGGCGTCACCGGCGCGAAGCTGAAGGAGATGCGGCTCTTCCACTGGTCCATCACCTACGTCTCGCTGCTCTTCGTGGCCGTCGCCGTGGACCCGTTCCTGAGCTGA